The proteins below are encoded in one region of Gambusia affinis linkage group LG07, SWU_Gaff_1.0, whole genome shotgun sequence:
- the snrpe gene encoding small nuclear ribonucleoprotein E: protein MAYRGQGQKIQKVMVQPINLIFRYLQNRSRIQVWLYEQVNMRIEGCIIGFDEYMNLVLDDAEEIHMKTKNRKPLGRIMLKGDNITLLQSVSN, encoded by the exons ATGGCGTACAGAGGACAAGGACAGAAGATCCAGAAGGTTATGGTGCAGCCCATT AACCTCATTTTCAGATACCTGCAGAAT CGTTCCAGAATCCAGGTGTGGCTGTATGAGCAGGTCAACATGCGGATAGAGGGATGCATTATT GGCTTTGATGAGTACATGAACCTAGTTCTGGATGACGCTGAGGAAATCCACATGAAGACCAAGAACAGAAAGCCACTGG GGAGGATCATGTTGAAAGGAGACAACATTACGCTGCTGCAGAGCGTGTCCAACTAG